TTCATCTGGCCCATGCTCTGGCCCATGGGGATCAGGTATGATGTCACTAATAACTTGCTCTTCCCGTCTGCGATAAAATCCTTCTTGCATACCGGGCACGTCGCTATGATCTTCGGTTCGTTTCCTTCCGCCATTATTCGCCTCCTTTGTTCACCCATTATCACCCCGCAATCTGAAGCCTCTCGGCCCCTATGCTTACGATCTCTTGCTTGACCTCGCATCCGCTTGCTGCGTTCTGGATCTCACATAATCCCGGCAGATATTCCGGGTGTTTATTCCGTGGGTATTTCGATAGGATCTCATAGAGCTTTTCAAATTCCTTCTGTTTCCATTTCTCTTCATCGGTCGTCATGTTTCCCGCCAGTCTCACCCATCCACCCATAACCCCGATCACAGAATGAATGACGGGATCTGAAAACCTCACGCTCTGATAGTGGCCTATCCGCTTCACCGTTTCCAATACCTCAATCCATGCCATTGTCGCCTGATTCAATGTCGTTCCCCTGATCTCCTGGATGATCTCGGCGGGCTTTGGGAATGAAGCTGTTCCCCGTGAGTAGATTATCCCCTTGACTGCCTTCTCTATTTCCGTGATATCAAATCCTTTAAGCGCCTGATAATAGACCTCCATTTTCAACTTGCTCGGCGGTCTGCCGTCATCATAGACCTCGGCAAGCACAGCCATAAGTTCGGCAAATTTCAGTTCATCCTGGTGTTGCATGATTCCTTTCCTCCAGCCATGCGGAAATTCCCGGTTGCGGTTTGGCCGACAGGCCGCTCCTCCCGTGGTAACGTCCATTGGCTATCTTTGTAAAATTCTTCGGTCTTACCAGCCATTCAAGATCGGCTACAAAAGCCTCTTTGGTTCGTCCCATTAAAAAATCGGACTCTTGAACATACCGGAAGTATTGCTCCCACCAATCCAGATTTTGCCTCACCGGATCTTCCTTCCAGCGTGTCCGTAGGATCACCTGAAGGTTCTCCGGCCAATGTTTTACCCTGGGCAATTCGGGGAGTGTTTTATGATAGAGGTTTATGATTTCAGTTTGTGGGCATGGGGGGTATTTGCCGTTTCCGTCCGAAACAGTTTTTTCAGTTTCGGACATAGAACCGTTAGGTTCTGTTATGGGGTTTGAAGATGAAACTGAAACTGAAACTGAAGACCGGTCTTTTTGGTTGTCGCTTTGGTTATCCAAATTTTCATTGATTTTTTTTAATTTTGGATTGCCGCCTAATTTTCCAACTTCTTTTCTTATTTGAGATATTTCATAATCGCGTACTATTCGTCTTGATATTATGGTTATGTTTTGGTTATCCAAAATACTACCGGACGCAATGCGTTTTTCGATCAAAATTTGAAAAATTTCTTTCGTTTTTTTCTCGGTTTTTCTCAAAATCCGTGCCCATTCCC
This Syntrophorhabdaceae bacterium DNA region includes the following protein-coding sequences:
- a CDS encoding DUF6475 domain-containing protein; translated protein: MQHQDELKFAELMAVLAEVYDDGRPPSKLKMEVYYQALKGFDITEIEKAVKGIIYSRGTASFPKPAEIIQEIRGTTLNQATMAWIEVLETVKRIGHYQSVRFSDPVIHSVIGVMGGWVRLAGNMTTDEEKWKQKEFEKLYEILSKYPRNKHPEYLPGLCEIQNAASGCEVKQEIVSIGAERLQIAG